One genomic region from Metallosphaera tengchongensis encodes:
- the cdvC gene encoding cell division protein CdvC: MSAQVMLEEMARKYAVAAVRADKEGRREDAINNYKKAIEILTQIVTLYPDMIARNAYEQMISEYKKRLEVLNQALPEGGNEGEKPDEEIVMKEKPKVSLNEIVGLEDVKEALKEAVVYPSKRPDLFPLGWPRGILLYGPPGCGKTMIAAAVANELDSEFIHVDAASIMSKWLGEAEKNVAKTFRTAREISKKENKPAIIFIDELDALLASYTSEVGGEARVRNQFLKEMDGLLDKNEVSRVYVIGATNKPWRLDEPFLRRFQKRIYVTLPDRAHRLELLKHYSSKVKLEQGVSLEELADLTDGYTASDIRDIVQSAHMRVVKEMFERGLQEPRPLTMEDFKEVLKVRKPSVNQDMLKAYAAWHEKFKAL, encoded by the coding sequence ATGAGCGCTCAAGTAATGTTAGAGGAAATGGCTAGGAAGTACGCTGTGGCTGCAGTTAGGGCAGACAAAGAAGGTAGAAGGGAGGACGCAATAAATAACTACAAAAAGGCTATAGAAATACTAACACAAATAGTCACGCTGTATCCCGATATGATAGCTAGGAACGCTTACGAGCAGATGATAAGTGAGTACAAGAAGAGACTGGAGGTTCTAAACCAAGCTTTACCTGAAGGTGGGAATGAAGGAGAAAAGCCGGATGAGGAAATAGTGATGAAGGAGAAACCTAAGGTATCGCTTAACGAAATTGTGGGACTAGAGGATGTTAAGGAGGCATTAAAAGAGGCTGTAGTATATCCAAGCAAAAGACCGGATCTATTTCCTCTAGGCTGGCCTAGGGGAATACTTCTTTATGGACCTCCTGGCTGTGGGAAAACGATGATAGCGGCTGCGGTAGCGAACGAGTTGGACTCGGAATTTATACACGTGGATGCGGCTTCCATCATGTCAAAGTGGCTTGGGGAGGCAGAGAAGAACGTGGCTAAAACGTTCAGGACAGCTAGAGAGATTTCTAAGAAGGAAAATAAACCAGCAATAATTTTCATTGACGAGCTTGACGCTCTCCTAGCCTCCTACACCTCAGAGGTCGGAGGAGAAGCGAGAGTGAGAAACCAGTTCTTAAAGGAGATGGACGGCTTATTGGATAAAAATGAGGTATCTAGAGTATACGTGATAGGCGCTACCAATAAACCATGGAGGTTAGACGAACCATTCTTGAGGAGGTTCCAGAAGAGGATATATGTTACACTGCCTGACAGGGCACATAGACTAGAGTTACTTAAGCACTACTCCTCAAAGGTGAAGTTGGAACAAGGAGTAAGTCTTGAGGAGTTGGCTGACCTAACTGATGGATACACAGCCAGCGATATAAGGGACATAGTGCAGTCGGCTCACATGAGGGTGGTAAAGGAGATGTTCGAAAGAGGTCTGCAGGAGCCAAGACCTCTCACCATGGAAGATTTCAAGGAAGTTCTGAAGGTAAGAAAACCGAGCGTAAATCAAGATATGCTTAAGGCATATGCAGCGTGGCATGAAAAGTTCAAAGCTCTTTGA
- a CDS encoding DNA-directed RNA polymerase subunit K translates to MSQTREGVNPLTSTFIESWKNKLTAYEKARIISSRALQLAMGASPLIDISSIGLTSPSSIRIAEEEFRNNLLPITVRRRFPNGQVMLLSILKLNSSDMSK, encoded by the coding sequence ATGAGCCAGACAAGAGAAGGCGTTAATCCTCTTACGTCAACTTTCATAGAAAGCTGGAAGAATAAGCTGACGGCGTACGAAAAGGCGAGAATAATTAGTTCTAGGGCATTACAATTGGCTATGGGCGCCTCACCGTTGATAGATATATCATCCATAGGTCTTACAAGCCCGAGCTCCATAAGAATAGCTGAGGAGGAGTTCAGGAATAATTTACTACCCATAACTGTCAGGAGGAGATTCCCAAACGGTCAAGTGATGCTTTTGTCCATTTTGAAATTGAATAGTTCTGATATGTCCAAATGA
- a CDS encoding pyridoxal-phosphate-dependent aminotransferase family protein, translated as MMLIPGPVNVPRSVAQSSSIIVNHRSDKFRRVVEDLELYLRKAFFSSRVALLTGSGTLAVESMVFSLLKRDEKVIVLTYGEFSERMLESIVKRGALPIVFRKPLGQMFSLEEVKKVLDNNKDATAIAFVHNETSVGMAFRDLKSVVSLGKQRGLKVLVDSVSGFGAYELRVNDWGIDAVATGSQKALASVPGLGLVGLSESGINELLEDVPNYLNLKLHLKFQDKKETPFTPAVGAFFATLRAVEILHEEGVERRWRRHEACARFIREITRNVGFNLLGNEDNFSNTVVAGSPPISAKQTILELAKRGIEISGGMGELKDKIVRIGTLGVVDSRAVSRLKYALSDILKTDIPEEPPKECELPESIREEVDWDN; from the coding sequence TTGATGCTAATACCAGGTCCAGTTAACGTCCCCAGGAGCGTTGCCCAAAGTTCCTCTATTATAGTCAATCATAGGTCGGACAAGTTCAGGAGAGTAGTGGAGGACTTAGAACTCTACCTAAGAAAGGCCTTCTTCTCATCTAGAGTTGCACTTTTAACCGGCTCAGGAACCCTCGCTGTGGAATCGATGGTTTTCTCTTTACTAAAGAGAGATGAAAAGGTCATTGTGCTGACTTACGGAGAATTCAGCGAGAGGATGCTTGAGTCCATCGTAAAGAGAGGAGCGCTTCCCATAGTCTTCAGGAAACCTTTAGGACAGATGTTTTCACTGGAGGAGGTTAAGAAAGTTTTAGACAACAACAAGGATGCAACAGCAATTGCGTTTGTGCATAACGAGACTAGCGTAGGGATGGCGTTCAGGGATCTAAAGTCTGTTGTATCTTTAGGTAAACAAAGAGGTCTCAAGGTTCTAGTGGACTCAGTCTCCGGCTTCGGGGCTTATGAATTAAGAGTAAACGATTGGGGGATAGACGCTGTCGCCACAGGAAGTCAGAAGGCGTTGGCTTCAGTCCCAGGACTGGGGTTAGTCGGGCTATCTGAATCTGGGATTAATGAATTGTTGGAAGACGTTCCAAACTACCTTAACCTGAAGCTTCATCTCAAGTTTCAAGATAAAAAGGAGACCCCATTCACACCTGCGGTAGGCGCATTTTTCGCTACGTTGAGGGCTGTCGAAATACTACATGAAGAAGGAGTAGAGAGGAGGTGGAGGAGACATGAGGCTTGTGCAAGGTTCATAAGGGAGATTACTAGGAATGTCGGTTTTAATTTACTCGGAAATGAAGATAATTTCTCAAACACAGTTGTTGCAGGATCTCCTCCCATATCTGCTAAACAGACAATTCTTGAACTTGCGAAAAGGGGAATAGAAATTTCAGGAGGTATGGGGGAGCTCAAAGACAAGATCGTGAGAATAGGTACTTTAGGCGTTGTGGACAGTAGGGCTGTGTCTAGGCTAAAGTACGCGTTATCTGACATTCTGAAGACCGATATACCAGAGGAACCTCCAAAGGAGTGTGAATTACCTGAGTCAATCAGAGAAGAGGTAGACTGGGATAACTAA
- a CDS encoding NAD(P)-dependent oxidoreductase gives MEKNVINISLSRENLAILITDPVDEYMIKALRSKGIKVNYRPDIEREELLKTIEDYNVLVVRSRTKVDKEIIERGKSLRVIARAGIGVDNIDVDEAERRNIKVVYAPGASTESAAELTIGLMIAGARNMFTSMSLAKSGIYKKTEGVELHGKTIGIIGFGRIGYKVGLIAKAMGMNVIAYDVVDVSAKAAEIGGKAVTLDELVSASDVISIHVTVGKDAKPILTAREFEKMKNGVIIVNTSRAVAVDGKALLKYIKEGKVRSYATDVFWHEPPKEEWEVELLRHERVTVTAHIGAQTKEAQYRVAVMTTENLLKTLQDLGVKL, from the coding sequence ATGGAGAAGAACGTTATCAATATTTCTCTATCTAGAGAAAACCTAGCGATCCTAATTACGGATCCAGTTGACGAGTATATGATAAAGGCTTTGAGGTCTAAAGGTATCAAGGTAAATTACAGACCAGATATAGAAAGAGAGGAGTTATTGAAAACCATAGAAGACTACAACGTCCTTGTAGTAAGGAGTAGAACCAAGGTAGATAAGGAGATTATTGAACGGGGAAAGAGCCTCAGAGTGATCGCAAGGGCAGGAATAGGGGTGGACAATATAGACGTAGACGAGGCAGAAAGGAGAAACATTAAGGTAGTTTATGCCCCTGGTGCTTCCACCGAATCCGCCGCAGAACTGACAATTGGGCTGATGATAGCTGGGGCCAGAAATATGTTTACTTCCATGTCTTTGGCTAAATCTGGAATTTATAAGAAAACGGAAGGAGTAGAACTTCATGGAAAGACTATAGGAATTATAGGGTTTGGAAGGATAGGGTATAAAGTGGGCCTCATAGCGAAGGCTATGGGAATGAACGTAATTGCGTATGATGTGGTGGACGTGAGTGCAAAGGCTGCCGAAATAGGTGGTAAGGCAGTTACCTTAGACGAGCTCGTATCTGCGTCTGATGTTATTAGCATCCATGTAACTGTGGGAAAGGATGCCAAGCCTATACTTACAGCTAGGGAGTTTGAAAAGATGAAGAATGGTGTAATCATTGTAAACACAAGCAGGGCTGTAGCAGTGGATGGGAAGGCCCTGCTGAAGTATATAAAGGAAGGCAAGGTTAGATCTTACGCTACCGATGTGTTCTGGCATGAGCCCCCCAAGGAGGAATGGGAAGTCGAACTATTGAGACACGAAAGGGTTACTGTCACTGCGCACATAGGGGCTCAGACTAAAGAAGCTCAATATAGGGTTGCCGTGATGACGACCGAGAATCTGCTAAAGACACTCCAAGATCTCGGTGTTAAACTTTGA
- a CDS encoding N-glycosylase/DNA lyase produces MLRKVVKDARLRAKVLERAEEFKLNNSAGESTWYRELVLCILTSNSTFISAFSALQSLNNLIFAGTVDEISAVLKKEGYRFPNLKAKYIVKSRSYLGHLKRDVKELADKDQIEAREYLLEIDGIGMKEASHFLRNVGYFDVAIIDRHILKFFFDYIAEVDRKSLSKNQYLYYENILKSVAYNFNIQVGIMDLYIWFIKTGKIAK; encoded by the coding sequence GTGCTAAGAAAAGTCGTAAAAGACGCAAGATTAAGAGCAAAGGTTCTAGAAAGAGCTGAAGAATTTAAGCTAAATAACAGTGCGGGAGAATCTACGTGGTATAGGGAACTCGTTCTGTGCATATTAACCTCAAACTCAACTTTCATTTCTGCCTTTTCCGCTCTCCAGTCCTTAAACAACCTAATCTTCGCTGGTACAGTGGATGAGATCTCAGCAGTCCTGAAGAAGGAGGGATACAGGTTTCCCAACCTGAAAGCCAAATACATTGTGAAAAGTAGATCATATCTTGGGCATTTGAAGCGTGACGTCAAGGAACTCGCAGATAAAGACCAGATTGAAGCGAGGGAGTACTTGTTGGAGATCGATGGGATAGGAATGAAGGAGGCGAGCCACTTCTTAAGGAACGTGGGTTACTTTGACGTGGCAATTATTGACAGGCACATTCTGAAGTTCTTTTTTGATTATATAGCTGAAGTAGACAGGAAGTCCCTAAGTAAAAACCAATATTTGTACTATGAAAATATTTTAAAATCTGTGGCTTATAACTTCAATATCCAGGTAGGTATAATGGATCTTTATATTTGGTTTATTAAAACTGGAAAGATCGCCAAATAA
- a CDS encoding NAD(P)/FAD-dependent oxidoreductase, with protein MLKVAIRGGGVGGSLLGALLQSVGHDVTLFDIKDKYIKPCGDIVPNVYRPPFQWDVKYEIKEFAFYLDNERLYDVRYRSPKWLTIDKSGWINSMRSNLRQIVTNERPNLENYDLSIDSRGPYPMDREVVYTTRALVKVDKFNPEAILEFDTKLTGFYWIFPAEEGLLNVGSGFLENKNSRALLLDYMRQRFDKFEVIDLRGAPISVGKVPVKEGRIGEARGLVFPLSGEGIRPSAISAEIAFRAIQRGKSMEEELNEGLRRIESRIWIQRLLLDAYRKSSLVIRKSMLRHFLKSEILIDAFLEDKLDLQGIKESLELIRSGGINS; from the coding sequence ATGCTTAAAGTAGCGATTAGAGGTGGAGGCGTAGGAGGGTCCCTGCTTGGCGCCCTCCTTCAAAGCGTGGGGCATGACGTTACCCTATTTGATATCAAGGATAAGTACATAAAACCATGTGGGGATATTGTACCTAACGTTTATAGACCACCTTTTCAATGGGACGTTAAGTACGAGATAAAGGAGTTCGCGTTTTACCTTGATAATGAGAGGTTGTACGACGTTAGATATAGGAGTCCCAAATGGCTTACCATAGATAAGAGTGGTTGGATAAACTCAATGAGAAGTAATCTCAGACAGATAGTTACCAATGAGAGACCTAACCTTGAGAACTATGATCTCTCGATAGACTCCCGAGGTCCCTATCCAATGGATAGAGAAGTGGTTTACACCACGAGGGCATTGGTGAAGGTAGACAAATTCAATCCTGAGGCTATCCTTGAATTCGACACTAAGCTAACTGGGTTCTATTGGATATTTCCTGCCGAGGAAGGGTTGCTCAATGTTGGTTCTGGCTTTCTTGAAAACAAGAACTCCAGAGCTCTCTTGCTTGATTACATGAGGCAGAGGTTTGATAAATTTGAGGTCATAGATCTAAGAGGAGCTCCGATATCCGTTGGGAAGGTCCCGGTTAAGGAAGGAAGGATTGGTGAGGCGCGTGGCCTAGTTTTCCCATTGAGCGGTGAAGGAATAAGGCCGTCAGCCATTTCGGCGGAAATAGCTTTTAGGGCAATTCAGAGAGGAAAGTCCATGGAAGAGGAGTTAAATGAGGGCTTGAGAAGGATAGAGTCCAGAATATGGATCCAACGGCTCCTCTTGGACGCCTATAGGAAATCCAGCTTAGTAATAAGGAAATCTATGCTAAGACATTTCTTAAAGAGTGAGATATTAATAGACGCATTCCTTGAAGATAAATTGGATCTACAAGGGATAAAGGAGTCACTGGAGTTGATCAGAAGTGGTGGAATTAATAGTTGA
- a CDS encoding valine--tRNA ligase, translated as MEEWPKHYNPKEIEPKWQTIWLTPQFWEKVLKFDENSEKPIFFIDTPPPFTSGELHMGHAYWVAIADAMTRFKRIQGYNVLIPQGWDTQGLPTELKVQYKLGIPKENRDLFLKKCVEWTEEMIGKMKSAMIRLGYRPNWEQFEYRTYNPEYRKVIQKSLLDMHEKGLVKMKKGPVYWCPKCETAVAQSEVGYIERQGILAYISFPLKEGGEIVIATTRPELLGATQAVAVNPQDERYKSLIGKKVIIPIFNKEVEIIADNAVEKEFGTGAVMISTYGDPQDIRWQLKYNLPVTELLDERGRIKGTGLLDGTKVEDARKKMVEILKERGYLKKVETLKHNVLSHTERSDCLSPIEFLVKEQVYIDVVEYKGKLLEESKKMVFKPQRMGEKLEDWIKSVEWDWNISRQRLYGTPLPFWYCDNSHLVPAKEDSLPVDPTKTAPPSERCPQCGLQLKPVTHVADVWIDSSVTVLYLSGFYGNKARFTKAFPADVRLQGTDIIRTWLFYTLFRTLMLAGDVPFKKVVIHGQVLGPDGTRMSKSKGNVVSPMDKIDEFGADAIRMTLLDASLGDDFPFKWETVKGKKLLLQKLWNASRLAYPFIAKRNLAKPNSLNVVDQWILAKHKEFVDRSISAYENQDFFIVLSMLYSYFWETVADEYLELIKHRLFADDLSAIYTLSRILRDIIIILHPIAPHITEEIYSRLFGEKETVLMERLPSTDDIEVNENAVRVGETVKKFNSLVRTGKVNMKLPMNASIRVKLSAPEKFLDDIRIVEEDIKKTLKITEITFNKGEEPSVEIIPG; from the coding sequence ATGGAGGAATGGCCTAAGCATTACAATCCTAAGGAAATAGAGCCCAAATGGCAAACCATATGGCTAACTCCACAATTTTGGGAGAAGGTTCTCAAGTTCGATGAAAACTCAGAAAAACCGATATTTTTCATAGATACACCTCCACCATTTACCAGCGGAGAACTTCACATGGGGCATGCATACTGGGTAGCTATAGCTGATGCCATGACCAGGTTCAAAAGAATTCAGGGCTATAACGTGCTTATACCTCAGGGTTGGGATACCCAGGGCCTTCCAACAGAGCTAAAGGTACAGTATAAACTTGGAATCCCAAAGGAAAATAGAGATTTGTTCCTAAAGAAATGCGTTGAATGGACTGAGGAAATGATAGGAAAAATGAAATCTGCGATGATTAGACTTGGATATAGACCCAACTGGGAACAGTTTGAGTATAGAACGTACAACCCTGAGTATAGGAAGGTTATCCAGAAAAGTTTACTTGACATGCACGAGAAAGGACTCGTAAAAATGAAAAAGGGACCAGTGTATTGGTGCCCTAAATGCGAAACGGCGGTGGCACAAAGCGAGGTAGGGTATATAGAGAGACAGGGAATTCTAGCATACATAAGCTTCCCGTTAAAGGAAGGTGGAGAGATCGTAATTGCTACAACTAGACCAGAACTACTCGGTGCTACACAAGCAGTGGCAGTGAACCCGCAGGATGAGCGCTATAAATCCCTAATAGGTAAGAAGGTTATTATTCCAATTTTCAATAAAGAGGTAGAAATTATAGCTGATAACGCTGTAGAAAAGGAATTTGGGACAGGAGCTGTAATGATAAGTACTTACGGTGATCCTCAGGACATTAGGTGGCAATTAAAGTATAACCTTCCAGTGACGGAACTCCTTGACGAAAGGGGCAGAATTAAAGGAACAGGTCTTCTAGATGGAACGAAGGTGGAAGATGCAAGAAAGAAAATGGTGGAAATTCTCAAAGAGAGAGGCTATCTGAAGAAGGTAGAAACCCTAAAACACAACGTTCTCTCCCACACTGAAAGAAGCGATTGTCTATCACCAATCGAATTTTTAGTAAAAGAACAGGTTTATATTGATGTCGTGGAGTATAAGGGAAAGCTTCTCGAAGAGTCTAAAAAGATGGTCTTTAAGCCCCAAAGAATGGGTGAGAAGCTTGAGGACTGGATAAAAAGCGTAGAGTGGGATTGGAACATAAGCAGGCAGAGGCTGTACGGGACTCCGTTACCCTTTTGGTACTGCGACAACTCTCATTTGGTTCCAGCCAAGGAAGATTCACTCCCGGTCGACCCAACCAAGACCGCTCCTCCTAGCGAGAGGTGTCCGCAATGTGGCTTACAGTTAAAACCTGTCACTCATGTAGCTGACGTCTGGATAGACTCGAGCGTAACTGTTCTCTATCTTTCAGGTTTCTATGGAAACAAAGCTAGATTTACCAAAGCGTTCCCTGCGGACGTCAGACTACAAGGTACGGATATAATAAGGACTTGGCTGTTCTACACGTTATTTAGGACCTTGATGTTAGCAGGGGACGTTCCATTCAAAAAGGTCGTTATTCACGGTCAAGTCTTAGGTCCTGACGGGACAAGGATGAGCAAGAGCAAAGGGAACGTTGTATCCCCCATGGACAAAATAGACGAGTTTGGGGCAGATGCAATAAGGATGACGTTACTTGATGCGTCCTTGGGAGACGATTTCCCATTCAAGTGGGAGACCGTTAAGGGGAAGAAGCTGCTCTTACAGAAGCTATGGAACGCCAGCAGACTTGCGTACCCGTTCATCGCTAAGAGAAACTTAGCCAAGCCTAACTCACTAAATGTAGTTGATCAGTGGATTTTAGCGAAACATAAGGAGTTCGTGGATAGATCCATTTCTGCTTACGAAAACCAGGACTTCTTCATAGTCCTTTCTATGCTCTATTCCTATTTCTGGGAAACTGTGGCAGACGAGTATTTGGAACTGATCAAACACCGACTATTTGCGGATGACCTGTCGGCTATTTACACGCTGAGCAGAATCTTAAGAGATATTATAATAATACTGCATCCAATAGCACCGCACATTACTGAAGAGATTTACTCTAGGCTTTTCGGAGAGAAGGAGACCGTATTAATGGAAAGATTGCCGTCAACAGATGATATAGAGGTCAACGAGAATGCCGTGAGGGTAGGGGAAACTGTAAAGAAATTCAATTCCTTGGTAAGGACGGGTAAGGTTAATATGAAGCTTCCCATGAACGCTTCAATAAGGGTAAAACTAAGCGCCCCAGAAAAATTCCTGGATGATATAAGGATCGTAGAGGAGGACATTAAAAAGACATTAAAGATAACGGAAATTACCTTTAACAAAGGTGAAGAGCCCTCAGTGGAAATAATCCCTGGTTAA
- a CDS encoding pyridoxal phosphate-dependent aminotransferase: MESFASSLSKLTGESTLLYQEIARKVEKTKGIKTINFGIGQPDLPTPQRIRDEAKVALEKGYTAYTPALGLDELRSKIAEFLSQKYGDKIIKDEIAVTPGAKTALFLAFLAYVNPGDEVILFDPSFYSYAEVVKLLGGKPVYVPLHFDQGKGFYYVTDELSSKISPKTKMIVYNNPHNPTGMTFDADLSKTVAEISQERKIVLISDEIYDYFVFDKNFWSVLQTPSWRDNVIYINGFSKTFSMTGWRLGYIVARKEVIGKMGILASNIYTCPTSFAQYGALASFDSFAQVKEMIDLFRRRRDVMYNELSGVKGIKVYKSSGAFYMFPDFSEVLGAGGMDSKSLAVKLIEEAGVVTIPGEVFPERVGKNFLRLSFALGEEKIKEGVSRMKLFVEKVLSS; this comes from the coding sequence ATGGAGAGTTTCGCAAGTTCCCTCTCAAAACTTACGGGAGAGTCCACGCTCCTCTACCAGGAAATTGCCAGGAAGGTTGAGAAGACCAAGGGAATCAAAACTATAAATTTCGGAATAGGCCAACCGGATCTTCCTACTCCTCAAAGGATAAGGGATGAAGCTAAGGTGGCTTTGGAAAAAGGCTACACTGCCTACACACCAGCATTGGGTTTGGATGAGCTCCGATCTAAAATAGCTGAATTCCTTTCACAGAAATATGGCGACAAAATAATAAAGGACGAAATAGCCGTGACTCCTGGAGCCAAAACTGCCCTTTTCTTGGCTTTTCTGGCTTACGTTAACCCAGGCGATGAAGTGATATTATTCGATCCTTCATTTTATTCCTACGCTGAAGTGGTTAAGCTGTTGGGCGGAAAACCTGTCTACGTTCCGCTTCATTTCGATCAAGGGAAGGGTTTTTACTATGTTACAGACGAACTATCATCCAAAATTTCCCCCAAGACCAAAATGATAGTTTACAATAATCCACACAACCCTACAGGGATGACATTTGATGCAGACCTTTCCAAGACCGTAGCAGAAATATCTCAGGAAAGGAAAATAGTTCTTATCTCAGATGAAATCTATGATTACTTTGTGTTTGATAAGAATTTCTGGAGCGTTCTTCAGACTCCCTCCTGGCGGGATAATGTTATTTACATCAATGGATTTAGCAAGACCTTCAGTATGACAGGATGGAGGTTAGGATATATAGTAGCTAGAAAAGAGGTGATAGGAAAAATGGGCATTTTAGCATCAAACATCTATACTTGTCCAACTAGTTTCGCGCAATATGGTGCTCTAGCATCCTTCGACTCCTTTGCTCAGGTTAAGGAAATGATTGATTTGTTCAGAAGAAGGAGAGACGTAATGTACAATGAGCTGTCGGGGGTCAAAGGGATTAAGGTATACAAATCCTCAGGTGCGTTTTACATGTTCCCTGATTTCAGTGAGGTTCTTGGGGCTGGCGGAATGGACTCCAAATCTCTTGCAGTCAAGCTCATAGAGGAAGCTGGAGTAGTCACGATACCGGGAGAGGTGTTTCCTGAACGTGTGGGAAAGAACTTCTTGAGGCTTAGCTTCGCTTTGGGGGAGGAGAAAATTAAAGAAGGTGTTTCAAGAATGAAACTGTTTGTGGAAAAGGTTCTCTCAAGCTGA
- the trpC gene encoding indole-3-glycerol phosphate synthase TrpC, translating to MPRYLEGWIKDVVENALRRPYLSRAREKPVLPLIPRIKKMKESGLNPIIAEFKRRSPSGFAQDRDPVEYSRLMEQNGAVAMSVITENTVFQGSYDYLYTVGKTVKIPVLMKDFVVTENQIDTAYDLGADVVLLIVRILTERELSGLLEYINSYNMEALVEVHDEQDLEIALRCGAKLMGVNSRDLISLSIQKEKMMKILEMLPRDVVKVAESGIETKEEISLLKEKGADAFLIGSSLMRDPDKIKAFVSG from the coding sequence ATGCCAAGATATCTCGAAGGATGGATCAAAGACGTTGTGGAAAATGCCTTAAGGAGACCTTATTTATCTAGAGCTAGAGAAAAACCAGTTTTGCCTTTGATCCCTAGAATTAAAAAAATGAAGGAATCGGGTTTAAACCCCATAATTGCAGAGTTCAAAAGAAGATCCCCCTCTGGTTTTGCCCAGGACAGGGACCCTGTGGAGTATTCCAGGTTGATGGAACAGAATGGAGCAGTTGCAATGAGCGTCATAACTGAAAACACAGTATTCCAAGGATCTTACGATTATCTATACACAGTTGGTAAAACGGTCAAAATACCTGTTCTAATGAAGGACTTTGTTGTTACTGAAAACCAGATTGATACTGCTTATGATCTTGGTGCTGACGTTGTACTCCTCATAGTCAGGATCCTCACTGAGAGGGAACTTAGCGGTTTGTTGGAGTACATTAACTCCTATAACATGGAAGCTCTGGTGGAGGTTCACGACGAGCAGGACTTAGAAATAGCCCTTAGATGCGGAGCTAAGCTAATGGGCGTTAATTCAAGGGATCTGATATCTCTCTCGATCCAGAAGGAAAAGATGATGAAGATCCTGGAGATGCTACCAAGGGATGTAGTTAAAGTCGCAGAAAGTGGGATAGAGACTAAAGAGGAGATAAGCCTACTAAAGGAAAAGGGTGCTGACGCCTTTCTGATCGGCTCGTCCCTGATGAGGGATCCGGATAAGATAAAAGCGTTTGTTAGTGGTTAG
- a CDS encoding anthranilate synthase component II: MDITLIIDNYDSFVYNIAQSVGELGSYPIVIRNDEISVKGVERLRPDRIIISPGPGSPENPEDIGIVPQVIKYLGKRTPVLGICLGHQAIGFTFGAKIRRAKIIYHGKLSTIEKVNETQLYSGLPSQFKATRYHSLVVDKVSSPLVVDSISAEDREIMGIHHEEFRIFGVQFHPESIGTSNGQKIFYNFLNRI, from the coding sequence ATGGACATCACGTTAATAATTGACAATTATGATAGCTTCGTGTACAACATAGCTCAAAGTGTAGGGGAGTTAGGGAGTTACCCGATAGTTATCAGAAATGATGAGATTTCGGTAAAGGGTGTAGAGAGATTGAGACCGGACAGGATTATCATTTCTCCGGGTCCCGGATCACCTGAAAATCCTGAGGATATAGGGATCGTCCCACAGGTAATTAAGTATCTCGGGAAGAGGACGCCCGTTTTAGGAATTTGCCTAGGACATCAAGCAATAGGCTTCACCTTTGGGGCTAAAATAAGAAGGGCAAAGATCATCTATCACGGCAAGCTAAGTACCATAGAGAAAGTCAACGAGACCCAGCTTTACTCCGGATTACCTTCTCAATTTAAGGCCACTAGGTACCATAGCTTAGTAGTGGACAAAGTATCTTCCCCTCTTGTTGTAGATTCCATTTCAGCAGAGGACAGAGAGATAATGGGGATTCATCATGAGGAGTTCAGGATATTTGGGGTTCAATTTCATCCGGAAAGCATAGGGACATCTAATGGACAAAAAATATTTTACAACTTTCTCAACAGAATCTGA